A part of Streptomyces sp. NBC_01235 genomic DNA contains:
- a CDS encoding alpha/beta hydrolase: MPSAERTAVQVVTWARDGRFAEIAALFAPPLRAALTAEALRTAWLAETAGAGQLTDLGEPSSEPLGQDLTRVTVPVLCERGGGGGREGFTVIMSVDSVGLLNGLRLAPPDAPPWTPPAYADPDAFEEHDVTVGAGALAVPGTVSVPRGDGPWPGVVLLSGGGPFDRDGTAGPNKPLKDLAWGLASRGVAVLRHDKVTFTHAAETAAADDLTMTGEYVPHAVAAVRLLRMTPGVDPRRVFVAGHSMGGKVAPRVAEAEPSVAGLVILAGDAEPMHRAAVRVVGRLAALDPGPHSDAAVAEIARQAEVVETSLTSDTPRQDLPFGLPAAYWLDLGSYDPVATAASLAKPLLILQGGRDYQVTVEHDLALWRAGLAGRPDVAIRIHEPDDHLFFPGTGPSTPAGYTARQHVDAAVITDIATWLGIHRSGTWTTLGTCP; this comes from the coding sequence ATGCCGAGTGCGGAGCGGACCGCTGTGCAGGTGGTCACGTGGGCCCGCGACGGCCGTTTCGCCGAGATCGCGGCACTCTTCGCACCGCCCTTGCGTGCCGCGCTGACCGCCGAGGCGCTCCGGACGGCCTGGCTCGCCGAGACCGCGGGCGCAGGGCAGCTGACAGACCTCGGTGAACCGTCGAGCGAGCCCCTGGGGCAGGACCTGACCCGGGTCACCGTGCCCGTGCTCTGCGAGCGGGGAGGGGGAGGGGGACGGGAGGGTTTCACCGTCATCATGTCGGTCGACTCCGTCGGCCTGCTGAACGGACTGCGCCTCGCGCCCCCCGACGCCCCACCGTGGACCCCGCCCGCCTACGCGGATCCCGACGCCTTCGAGGAACACGACGTCACGGTCGGCGCCGGTGCGCTCGCGGTGCCCGGCACCGTGTCGGTCCCGCGAGGCGACGGCCCGTGGCCCGGGGTCGTCCTGCTCAGTGGAGGGGGACCCTTCGACCGGGACGGGACCGCCGGACCCAACAAGCCCCTCAAGGACCTCGCCTGGGGGCTGGCGAGCCGAGGCGTGGCCGTGTTGCGCCACGACAAGGTGACCTTCACGCACGCGGCGGAGACGGCCGCCGCCGACGACCTCACCATGACGGGCGAGTACGTTCCCCATGCCGTGGCGGCCGTCCGCCTGCTCCGGATGACGCCGGGCGTCGACCCCCGCCGGGTGTTCGTAGCCGGGCACAGCATGGGCGGCAAGGTCGCCCCGCGGGTCGCCGAGGCCGAGCCGTCCGTCGCGGGCCTGGTGATCCTGGCGGGTGACGCCGAGCCGATGCACCGGGCGGCCGTCCGGGTCGTGGGCCGTCTTGCCGCGCTCGACCCCGGCCCGCACTCCGACGCGGCCGTCGCCGAGATCGCCCGCCAGGCCGAGGTCGTCGAAACCTCCCTCACCTCCGACACGCCGCGCCAGGACCTGCCGTTCGGCCTTCCCGCCGCGTACTGGCTGGACCTGGGCTCCTACGACCCGGTCGCCACCGCCGCCTCCCTGGCCAAGCCGCTGCTGATCCTCCAGGGCGGCCGGGACTACCAGGTCACCGTCGAGCACGATCTGGCCCTCTGGCGGGCAGGCCTGGCGGGACGTCCGGACGTCGCCATCCGCATCCACGAACCCGACGACCACCTCTTCTTCCCCGGCACCGGCCCGTCGACGCCCGCCGGATACACGGCCCGCCAGCACGTCGACGCGGCGGTCATCACGGACATCGCCACATGGCTTGGCATACACCGGTCTGGTACATGGACTACGCTTGGTACATGTCCATGA
- a CDS encoding CopG family transcriptional regulator yields MSMKRTNVYADPDDLAIIKEAAKRRGISEAEIIRQGIHLAAMANRVWDEPLFSRTFEGPGRTPSKEEVRDTVADAVRREAGSEPGTAA; encoded by the coding sequence ATGTCCATGAAGCGCACGAACGTCTACGCCGACCCCGACGACCTGGCGATCATCAAGGAGGCGGCCAAGCGTCGGGGGATAAGCGAGGCCGAGATCATCCGCCAGGGGATCCATCTCGCGGCCATGGCGAACCGCGTGTGGGACGAGCCGCTCTTCTCGCGCACGTTCGAGGGGCCGGGGCGTACGCCGTCCAAGGAAGAGGTCCGTGACACGGTCGCCGACGCGGTCCGCCGTGAGGCCGGTTCAGAGCCCGGAACCGCCGCGTGA